A region from the Lentisphaera profundi genome encodes:
- a CDS encoding SGNH/GDSL hydrolase family protein, whose translation MRIILLSLILIYSSASYAKDTLDITKIDRNMTVKKVDLSGIKWYSPKAEPFRLLGFKWIAQDGLYRRLPLKSTVTIPAKVNLLANHSAGGQIHFKSNSKRLMIRVKLSQGRPMYHMTQVAKCGFDLYTGSGLNKVFETSAKFDYNATEYVASLYYNKSREMMEYTLNFPLYNGVESVEIGLDDKAQVSEASALSSKQTVVIYGTSITHGGCASRPGMAYPNILSRKLDCEVINLGFSGSGKGEPEIAHLMTAIPNKSLVILDFECNTHEQLRVLLKPFIQTFRSKEAQTPLLILSRIALARDKNPDAFKKRLSLRAFQQDLVNEFKLAGDENIYFIDGGTLLDPRWASEATVDGTHPTDLGFLMMAESLEPTIRKIIGLKK comes from the coding sequence ATGAGAATAATTTTACTAAGTCTTATTCTAATATATAGCAGCGCGAGCTATGCAAAGGATACTTTAGATATCACAAAAATCGATCGTAATATGACGGTGAAAAAAGTAGATTTATCAGGGATAAAGTGGTATTCCCCCAAAGCAGAACCTTTCCGTTTACTTGGCTTCAAATGGATAGCACAAGATGGGCTTTATCGGCGCTTACCCTTGAAGTCCACGGTGACAATACCTGCGAAAGTTAATCTTTTGGCCAATCATAGTGCAGGCGGCCAAATTCACTTTAAGAGCAATAGCAAAAGACTTATGATTCGGGTAAAACTAAGTCAGGGGCGTCCCATGTATCACATGACTCAAGTGGCTAAGTGTGGCTTTGATTTGTATACGGGATCGGGCTTAAATAAAGTCTTTGAGACCTCAGCGAAGTTTGACTACAACGCGACTGAATATGTAGCGAGCCTCTATTATAATAAGAGTCGTGAAATGATGGAATATACATTAAATTTCCCTCTTTATAACGGCGTTGAATCGGTGGAGATTGGGCTTGATGACAAAGCGCAAGTCAGCGAAGCCTCAGCTTTAAGCTCGAAGCAGACTGTGGTCATTTATGGTACTTCCATTACTCATGGTGGTTGCGCCTCACGTCCCGGGATGGCTTACCCTAATATTTTGAGTAGAAAACTGGATTGTGAAGTGATTAATCTTGGTTTTTCAGGCTCGGGAAAAGGAGAGCCCGAAATAGCGCATTTAATGACTGCAATTCCTAATAAAAGTTTAGTGATTTTGGATTTTGAATGCAATACACATGAGCAGCTGCGGGTGCTACTTAAACCCTTTATTCAAACATTTCGGTCAAAGGAAGCACAAACACCTTTGTTGATTTTATCACGTATTGCTTTAGCCAGAGACAAAAATCCTGATGCTTTTAAAAAACGTCTTTCTCTAAGGGCTTTTCAGCAGGACTTAGTGAATGAATTTAAGCTTGCAGGGGATGAGAATATCTATTTTATTGATGGTGGCACATTGCTTGACCCTCGCTGGGCCTCGGAAGCTACTGTAGATGGAACCCATCCCACTGATCTTGGTTTTTTAATGATGGCGGAATCATTGGAACCAACAATAAGAAAAATTATAGGTTTAAAAAAATGA
- a CDS encoding GDSL-type esterase/lipase family protein: protein MKYSLLLYLCISLNLFAEFQVITAKGSPELVIEQNKKTTSFRSIDKQENANAVSYAWRNIDKNDGQGNTLCFEVKGDGSDFLASIFLGTNKFLLDAHEATFSLSSTHWKQVSINLNDFVQNQKPWSVKSMDGTNLSPQMDKISTIAFGRGFHYHRFNAPSYFFEIRNIKFNECTQDPKLALNKGIDKFAKKLKNHQLVKVLLLGDSITEMGAEQSHFFHAMNEVKAKASIVNAAIGGHSVRGGDLVLKRSLKKMPQPDLIVIMYGANDCKAMTATSGFNDRVFEQQLLKLIHKVNDLTQGKSEFLLINGVPRIDAETGVSQKSVEELTPAYKRIAEQYGLVLCDSMSSYLKLSREDQKKYYRDSVHQNQVGLQFMGQLISQKLK from the coding sequence ATGAAATATTCTTTATTACTCTATTTATGCATCAGTTTGAATTTGTTCGCAGAGTTTCAAGTTATTACGGCTAAAGGCAGTCCTGAATTAGTCATTGAACAAAACAAAAAAACGACAAGTTTTCGTTCAATCGACAAGCAAGAAAATGCCAATGCCGTTTCTTATGCTTGGCGAAATATCGATAAAAATGATGGTCAAGGAAATACTTTGTGTTTTGAAGTCAAAGGTGATGGCAGTGACTTTTTAGCCAGTATCTTTTTGGGGACTAATAAATTTTTGCTTGATGCCCATGAAGCCACTTTTTCATTGTCATCTACTCACTGGAAGCAAGTGAGTATAAATTTGAATGACTTTGTCCAAAATCAAAAGCCCTGGTCAGTAAAATCAATGGATGGAACAAATCTATCTCCACAAATGGATAAGATAAGTACCATAGCGTTTGGACGTGGTTTCCATTATCATCGTTTTAATGCACCGTCTTATTTCTTTGAAATCCGCAATATCAAATTTAACGAGTGTACTCAAGACCCAAAACTAGCCCTTAATAAGGGCATTGATAAGTTTGCAAAGAAGCTAAAAAATCATCAGCTGGTAAAAGTATTATTGCTCGGAGATTCCATTACCGAAATGGGGGCAGAGCAAAGCCATTTTTTTCATGCTATGAATGAAGTCAAAGCAAAGGCCTCAATTGTCAATGCAGCCATTGGTGGGCATTCAGTTAGAGGAGGGGATTTAGTTCTGAAACGTTCATTGAAGAAAATGCCTCAGCCCGATTTGATTGTGATTATGTATGGCGCTAATGATTGCAAAGCAATGACTGCAACAAGTGGTTTTAATGATCGTGTCTTTGAGCAACAATTATTAAAATTAATTCACAAAGTCAATGATTTAACACAGGGAAAAAGTGAGTTTTTACTCATCAATGGCGTTCCCCGTATCGATGCAGAAACGGGTGTGAGCCAAAAAAGTGTTGAAGAACTGACACCAGCTTATAAAAGAATTGCAGAGCAGTATGGTTTAGTCTTGTGCGATAGCATGAGTAGCTACTTAAAACTCAGTAGGGAGGATCAAAAAAAGTATTACAGGGATAGCGTGCATCAAAATCAAGTAGGCTTGCAGTTTATGGGCCAATTGATCTCACAAAAACTTAAATAG
- a CDS encoding sigma-70 family RNA polymerase sigma factor — translation MTDWLTNATLLQRVKNTHDDSSWDEFNEYYRPYIYMITKGLNIRHHDALEITQMIIIKIWKHLPEFNYDPDKGYFRGWLRTVTVNTVRNYIAKKAYSHESIEGLEEVEEGKGFNNKVTDAEIEAIADREWEHYICDLAWNNVKADFNDNVQEVYAQLSTGTKCETIAENIGIKCNTVYIYRKRIQEKLYKEIRRLNRELG, via the coding sequence ATGACTGATTGGTTAACTAATGCGACTTTATTACAGCGAGTAAAAAACACTCATGATGATTCTTCCTGGGATGAGTTCAATGAGTATTACCGTCCTTATATTTATATGATCACCAAAGGTCTAAATATACGTCATCATGATGCCTTAGAAATTACCCAAATGATTATTATTAAAATCTGGAAACATCTCCCCGAATTCAACTATGATCCCGACAAGGGTTATTTTCGCGGCTGGTTGCGTACCGTTACAGTCAATACTGTCCGGAACTATATTGCTAAGAAAGCTTATAGTCATGAATCTATCGAAGGTTTGGAGGAAGTGGAAGAAGGCAAAGGCTTTAATAATAAAGTAACTGATGCCGAAATCGAAGCGATTGCCGATCGTGAATGGGAGCATTATATCTGTGACTTAGCCTGGAATAATGTAAAAGCTGATTTTAACGACAATGTCCAAGAAGTTTACGCTCAACTCAGCACTGGTACCAAGTGTGAAACTATTGCCGAAAACATCGGTATTAAGTGCAATACTGTTTATATCTATCGCAAACGCATCCAAGAAAAACTTTACAAAGAAATCCGCCGCCTCAATCGTGAACTCGGCTAA
- a CDS encoding alginate lyase family protein: MRKNISIISLTFCAALFLSSCQSESSNPVSKGNVDLPLKSLDKSLDWDINKIALEPQEILSFLDLDQEALKQVKAHFEQQHYQQASLALLEYYRLQFPRPKKETLSELDLRSANLSLKHYLKGNKSYPELCRGEEIDWVSKATYQGKMVHDAEWLFQFHRFNWWPALARSYYNTGDTRYFDEWQSELNSYITKLFPIEKSHPWFIRRGMECENRNRNLIYVFPYFIHSKEFTPELLLNVLYMQHHQTEQIRKVHAAKGNHLLADLDGVLTSAITFPEFKKSAEWTDEVLAKYPQLMDTEIFEDGMNKELVFSYHLMYIHLFTDFYKKLEAQNLADRLPQSFHERLEKMYEIYAYQAYPDMTYCQFGDAWKKKAGTVRRMLIKHHLKAYPENTFYQYLASSGKKGKAPKELSKAYPVSGFYFLRSGWDEQSIFMPIKANDTSGAWHNNIDNGTFGLYAYGRNFMNDSGSYIYNSDDPKEQALRAWFRSSVAHQTMTLDRKNIQLKAKMTHWENEPSLSILTIENQSYPELTHQRTIAFIDQEYFLIHDKALGSAKGELRLHFQLTPSEIEMNQSFIKTKFKTGPNLHIHQLNIEKGVQLEKEKGLISYEQKKMQGRPAWALQTIKKSNHEPQFFHILEPLKEGQKASKFKVIYDKSEGKHSYTIYKNGIKKIISFMADTQVIQ, encoded by the coding sequence ATGAGAAAAAATATTTCAATCATTTCCCTCACTTTTTGTGCCGCCCTGTTCTTGTCTTCATGTCAGAGCGAGAGCTCTAATCCTGTAAGCAAGGGAAATGTAGACCTCCCTTTAAAATCTTTGGACAAATCTCTTGATTGGGATATCAACAAGATTGCTTTAGAACCTCAAGAAATCCTCAGTTTTTTAGATCTTGATCAAGAAGCCTTAAAGCAAGTCAAAGCTCATTTTGAACAACAGCATTATCAGCAAGCGAGTCTAGCACTCTTAGAATATTATCGTTTGCAATTCCCTCGTCCTAAAAAAGAAACTCTTTCAGAGCTAGATTTAAGATCTGCCAATCTCAGCCTCAAGCATTATTTAAAGGGAAATAAATCTTATCCAGAACTCTGTCGTGGCGAAGAAATTGATTGGGTGAGTAAAGCCACTTATCAAGGAAAAATGGTACATGATGCCGAGTGGCTTTTCCAATTTCATCGATTTAATTGGTGGCCGGCCTTAGCGAGGAGCTATTATAACACAGGTGACACTCGCTATTTTGATGAATGGCAAAGTGAACTCAATTCATATATCACTAAGCTTTTTCCTATAGAGAAAAGTCACCCCTGGTTCATTCGTCGAGGAATGGAATGCGAGAATCGCAATCGCAACCTCATTTATGTATTTCCTTATTTCATTCACTCCAAGGAATTCACTCCGGAACTCTTACTCAATGTGCTCTATATGCAGCATCATCAAACTGAACAAATTCGCAAAGTTCATGCCGCTAAAGGCAATCACCTCTTAGCTGATTTAGATGGTGTTTTAACTTCCGCCATTACTTTCCCTGAATTCAAAAAGTCAGCTGAATGGACCGATGAAGTCTTAGCGAAGTATCCTCAATTAATGGATACGGAAATTTTTGAAGATGGCATGAATAAAGAATTAGTTTTTTCTTATCACCTCATGTACATCCACCTTTTTACTGATTTCTATAAAAAACTTGAAGCACAAAATTTGGCTGATCGCCTACCACAAAGCTTTCATGAAAGACTTGAAAAAATGTATGAGATTTATGCTTATCAAGCCTATCCTGATATGACTTATTGCCAATTTGGTGATGCATGGAAAAAGAAAGCTGGCACTGTGCGACGCATGCTTATTAAGCATCATTTGAAAGCTTATCCAGAGAATACTTTCTATCAGTACCTTGCGAGTTCTGGCAAAAAAGGTAAAGCTCCCAAAGAGTTATCCAAAGCTTATCCTGTCAGTGGTTTTTACTTCTTACGTTCTGGCTGGGATGAACAATCAATTTTCATGCCTATAAAAGCGAATGACACTTCAGGTGCTTGGCATAATAATATCGACAACGGCACTTTCGGTTTATATGCTTATGGACGTAATTTCATGAATGATTCAGGTAGCTATATCTACAATAGTGATGACCCCAAAGAACAAGCCTTGAGAGCCTGGTTTAGAAGTAGCGTAGCCCACCAAACCATGACACTCGATAGAAAAAACATTCAGCTCAAAGCTAAAATGACTCATTGGGAAAATGAACCTAGTCTTAGCATTCTCACCATTGAGAATCAGTCATATCCCGAGCTCACACACCAACGTACCATTGCTTTTATTGATCAAGAATATTTCCTCATTCACGACAAGGCACTTGGTTCTGCCAAGGGAGAATTACGTCTTCATTTCCAACTCACACCAAGTGAAATCGAAATGAATCAATCCTTTATTAAAACCAAATTTAAAACGGGTCCCAACCTGCATATTCACCAACTCAATATTGAAAAAGGCGTTCAACTAGAAAAAGAAAAAGGTCTCATTTCCTACGAACAGAAAAAAATGCAGGGACGTCCTGCCTGGGCCCTACAAACCATAAAAAAATCGAATCATGAACCCCAGTTTTTTCATATTCTTGAACCCCTAAAAGAAGGTCAAAAAGCTTCAAAATTCAAAGTCATTTACGATAAGTCTGAAGGTAAGCACTCATATACTATCTACAAAAATGGTATCAAAAAAATAATTTCCTTCATGGCAGATACTCAAGTCATTCAATAA
- a CDS encoding sulfatase-like hydrolase/transferase — MKILLLLTLYFFAFTHVYAERPNIIMIVGDDIGFSDIGAYGSEISTPNLDKLADKGMRFRQFNNMSKCNPTRSSLMTGLYTEQPGAYCFVQKMREAGYHTMFAGKQHLDPWVPKKVFAKNSFDRWFESPFSAFMIKKDGGYPQYNRDDRRALFELNGTMLDVTELETTQPFHKTDATSDYALKFLDEAKTLDKPFFMYVAYHAAHFPLHATPKDIAKYRDVYREGWDEIRKQRFAKQQRLGIVKNQTRLSEVSRNINQTRQPSKEDFLEKRKQSMYHRPWKDLTELERDDLSLEMAVFAAMVDRMDQNIGRVIDKLEEMGVRENTLILFFSDNGSCPYDFNRSYEYPPGVPEGYRSLSAAWANVGNTPFRYYKQYGHRGGMSTHLIANWPHEIKAGIFSDRLSHVIDLAPTMMDLARIDKKQYQDLPGLSLVKEFKSEPSPQHEFIFGGYEGFYAYQEGDWKIIQVNSEVDKWQLYNIKNDPTEIENLASKFPQRVQDLLINMKQRQELPEIL, encoded by the coding sequence ATGAAAATATTACTATTGCTGACTTTATACTTTTTTGCGTTCACCCATGTTTATGCGGAGCGTCCCAATATAATAATGATCGTGGGAGACGATATCGGCTTTTCTGATATAGGTGCTTATGGTTCAGAAATCTCAACACCCAATTTGGATAAGCTCGCAGACAAAGGCATGCGCTTTCGTCAATTTAATAATATGTCAAAATGTAACCCGACGCGTTCTTCTTTAATGACGGGTCTCTACACAGAGCAGCCAGGTGCGTATTGCTTCGTACAAAAAATGCGTGAAGCGGGCTATCACACCATGTTTGCAGGCAAACAACATTTGGATCCTTGGGTTCCTAAAAAAGTCTTCGCTAAAAATAGTTTTGATCGTTGGTTCGAGAGTCCCTTTTCAGCTTTTATGATTAAAAAAGATGGTGGCTACCCACAGTATAATCGCGATGATCGAAGAGCCTTATTTGAGCTCAATGGAACCATGCTTGATGTGACTGAGCTAGAAACGACTCAGCCCTTTCATAAAACAGATGCTACAAGTGATTACGCCCTTAAGTTTTTAGACGAAGCAAAAACACTAGACAAGCCATTTTTCATGTACGTAGCCTATCATGCGGCGCATTTTCCTTTGCATGCGACGCCAAAGGATATTGCCAAATATCGCGATGTGTATCGCGAGGGATGGGATGAAATCCGTAAGCAACGTTTTGCCAAACAGCAGCGTTTAGGAATCGTCAAAAATCAGACTCGTTTGAGTGAAGTGAGTCGTAATATTAATCAAACCCGCCAGCCAAGTAAAGAAGATTTTTTAGAGAAACGCAAGCAGAGCATGTACCATCGCCCTTGGAAAGATCTCACTGAACTTGAAAGAGATGACTTGAGTTTAGAAATGGCCGTCTTTGCTGCGATGGTTGACCGTATGGATCAGAATATTGGTCGAGTTATTGATAAACTTGAAGAAATGGGCGTACGAGAAAATACACTCATTTTGTTTTTTTCAGATAATGGTTCATGTCCCTATGACTTTAATCGCAGTTATGAGTATCCACCCGGCGTCCCCGAGGGCTATCGCTCACTTTCAGCCGCTTGGGCCAATGTGGGAAATACACCTTTTCGATATTATAAACAATATGGCCACCGTGGAGGTATGAGTACTCATTTGATTGCTAATTGGCCCCATGAAATTAAAGCAGGGATTTTTTCAGATAGACTGAGCCATGTCATTGACTTAGCACCAACAATGATGGACTTAGCTAGGATAGATAAGAAGCAATACCAAGATTTACCCGGTTTAAGCCTCGTCAAAGAATTTAAGTCAGAGCCCAGTCCTCAACATGAATTTATTTTTGGTGGTTATGAAGGTTTCTATGCGTATCAGGAGGGAGACTGGAAAATTATCCAAGTGAATAGCGAAGTCGATAAGTGGCAACTCTATAATATAAAAAATGACCCCACAGAAATCGAGAATTTAGCAAGCAAATTCCCTCAGCGCGTACAAGACTTATTGATCAATATGAAACAGCGCCAAGAACTTCCAGAAATACTTTAG